A genomic window from Ruminiclostridium cellulolyticum H10 includes:
- a CDS encoding AEC family transporter yields MDQIQIITNQIIILTLLGLTGFAAGKTGFLPENSHKYISALILKITMPFLIFTTMGNYSFTRETLTNGLYIFILGIAFILIAGLIALGQCKVLRIKEKTKNIYVAQSMFGNVIFMAYPLLKAMYGDIGIVYAIFFNIANDAILWTLGIYLFNRHNTRNWKDNLLHLINPNTLAFLGGIAMIFLKFQFRIEKTYVFTKVWSIFYDAFNGLGHTTIYLSMIFIGLILSSIKVTSVNEMITKLKYFVLSLFKLLIVPFAAILFFKVTKGVFNPFVVRIVVLQLAMPASTIVSALALQYDSDYNAATEGIFVSTILSIFTLPFIVYLLG; encoded by the coding sequence ATGGATCAGATACAGATTATAACCAATCAGATAATAATTCTTACACTTCTGGGACTGACAGGTTTTGCAGCAGGTAAAACGGGGTTTTTACCTGAAAATTCACACAAATATATATCTGCCCTGATTCTTAAAATAACCATGCCGTTTCTCATATTTACAACCATGGGTAATTACAGTTTTACTCGTGAAACATTGACAAACGGATTATATATTTTTATTTTAGGTATAGCTTTTATTCTTATTGCCGGGCTTATTGCTCTAGGCCAATGTAAGGTATTGAGAATTAAAGAAAAGACAAAAAACATATATGTTGCACAGTCAATGTTTGGGAATGTTATATTCATGGCATACCCTTTACTAAAAGCAATGTACGGGGATATAGGAATTGTATATGCCATATTCTTTAATATTGCAAACGATGCTATTCTTTGGACTTTGGGAATATACCTGTTTAACAGGCATAATACTAGAAATTGGAAGGATAATCTGCTTCACTTGATAAATCCTAACACCCTCGCTTTTTTGGGTGGAATAGCAATGATATTCTTAAAATTCCAGTTTAGAATCGAAAAAACTTATGTGTTTACAAAAGTCTGGAGCATATTTTATGATGCCTTCAATGGTTTAGGACACACTACTATTTACTTGTCAATGATTTTTATCGGGTTGATACTTTCTAGTATAAAAGTAACAAGCGTTAATGAAATGATAACAAAGCTCAAATATTTTGTATTGTCCTTGTTCAAGCTTCTTATAGTTCCATTTGCCGCAATACTGTTTTTTAAAGTTACAAAGGGAGTTTTCAATCCCTTTGTTGTTAGAATAGTTGTATTGCAATTAGCTATGCCTGCTTCAACAATTGTATCCGCACTGGCACTACAGTATGATTCAGATTATAACGCAGCTACCGAAGGAATATTTGTTTCAACTATCCTTTCAATTTTTACACTACCATTTATAGTTTATCTTCTAGGATAA
- a CDS encoding zinc ribbon domain-containing protein encodes MEFLIPLSLCVVALFILYLVIKSAIDGSETAKEIRQIRMILQKQYGKALKQIKQTDNDYEVMDIPYYTCPACGANVKPENNTCPSCGLNLNGKNE; translated from the coding sequence ATGGAATTTTTAATACCGCTATCATTGTGTGTTGTGGCGTTATTTATACTTTATCTGGTAATCAAATCGGCAATTGACGGCTCTGAAACAGCCAAAGAAATCAGACAGATAAGAATGATATTGCAAAAGCAGTATGGAAAAGCACTAAAACAGATTAAGCAAACGGATAATGATTATGAGGTTATGGATATTCCGTATTATACCTGTCCGGCGTGCGGAGCAAACGTTAAGCCTGAAAATAATACTTGTCCGTCCTGCGGATTGAATCTGAATGGTAAAAACGAGTAG